In the Helianthus annuus cultivar XRQ/B chromosome 11, HanXRQr2.0-SUNRISE, whole genome shotgun sequence genome, one interval contains:
- the LOC110890302 gene encoding protein NETWORKED 1D: MASLSKADSRRMYSWWWNSHISPKNSKWLQENLTDVDIKVKAMIKLIEEDADSFARRAEMYYKKRPELMKLVEELYRAYRALAERYDHATGALRQAHKTMSEAFPNQVPAGCDDSTPNSTYDSDPQTPESKTIACLDPNDSQKDRSTGTARKALSFSDSEDASNKLGSRSRNISQSEDVTVNDKEIVLLKEALAKLEDEKEAGMKQYVESLDKLSKLESEILKSQEDSKELTDRASKAEDESQNLKEMLQRLEVEKEESLELYRQAVKKIEEIDEPNLKEEIKRLKDERDTAYDRYEQSMNMQSDLEKKLREAENEIETLKLAIVKLTKEKEAKDVLYQQCMETISSLELRLVCAEEETERLKAEIDNGLSLLKAAEEQRLMLEKSNKSLYVEMESMGVRISTQNQEITEKQKELGRLWTCIQEERIRFVEAETAFQTLQQIHEQSQEELRSMAGELQNWAQVLRDIEARNEVLEGEIQKKIEENKNLSEVNLSSAVSLKEMQSEISNLKEANGKLEEEVDLRVDQRNALQQEIYCLKEELNELNKKHGSIMQQVAYVGLNPESFGLSVKELKDEKSNLNEELQKEKTAKAALLEKLEIMGQLLERNVVLENSLSDLGDELEGVRGKLKALEDAYRSLSEEKSNLAVEKANLLGQLQVTTDNLSQVSEKNTVLENSLFDAHVKLEVLKQKSKSFEDSCRLLADEKSVLITEKGTLVSQMEITDKKLNNLESKYADLEDKYAFMEKERESTLRKVRELNVSLALRNEEHVTFVEMNDRQLQAMRSQIQLLQEESRNKNEEYEHELDKSFGSEIEILILLNCAQDLEEKNFSLLNDCRKLQEASKLSESLIRVLKQEKTENRLKIKSLSDQNDRFKNGMHQLLKAAGLSLHPGCENGREQTCFDNIQQEIEGKKRALIENEDENMKLLVETTILVTLLNQFKTKLVDLEAEKCVTEHELGVRAEKILGLQNAVFKISETNEELRSKVIDREINESGLRTQLENIQCELSVVQEAFRMLQMENMDVLKEKKLLLNDNVQIKNKICVLEEENEIFLNEILSQGIVSHTLKSYVDEKHEDLSSVQKKLRETVNENVDLRKTLEKSEREFRTVQSICDKLSSHLANGNNMLQSKETELTILANDKKELLEIVAELRKENDIAFNEVLSQGILNQILKNYIDEKHEELSSVAKKLEETVNENVDLRKTLENSKCEFRTVQSVCNKLNLDLANGNNMLQSKETELTILANDKKELTEIVADLRRENDIVYNEALSQGILSQTLKDYIDEKHEELSSVTKELEETVKENVDLRKTLEKSEHEFRMVQSDCDKLNLDLVNGNNLLQLKEKELKIIENDKNELSEIVADLRRENDIVYIEALSQCILSQTLKNYIDEKHEELSSVEKKLEETLNENVDLRKTLEKSEREFRTIQSVCDKLNLDLVNGSSLLQLKEKELTILENDKKELSEIVANLKRENSEVKTTNDQQRKQILKFLEDNDRLTKQSQMLAVKMQQLTEKQETTEEKLRLLEAEGSLIYGDLQTSIISQVLLEQKISELTDVCLSLQDEKYSKDLNTELLKERSNVLECENADLKGRLAAYGPALDSLRDSIVSLENHTCVKTKVSQSENENEKGGESATMERDAFVELQDLQSKVKVIEMTVTQQKLDSDAKLESAMMQIEELSQQKSSGRPNGKTKSTSEISEADPKDIMLDQASECSSYGVSKRGLIEGEIWETTDDSKTVFKHHPTASEVSLDNILEVSRRFEEPQEDANKKKVLERLNSDVLRLTNLQITIEDLKRKVDMTLKSRRGKAMIECKSLKGQLTEADSAIEKLYELNARLVQHIEGNADKSSTSESGETESMRRKKVSEQARRVSENIGRMQIEIQKIQFKLLKLDDENEPTGKKRFFDTKKRVVLKDYLYAGGRTRTTTINNNRRKKGHFCACVEPSTKGD, encoded by the exons ATGGCTTCTTTATCAAAGGCGGACTCGAGGCGCATGTATTCTTGGTGGTGGAACAGCCACATTAGCCCTAAGAATTCAAAATGGCTTCAAGAAAATCTTACAG ATGTCGACATCAAAGTGAAAGCAATGATAAAGCTCATTGAAGAAGACGCGGACTCATTTGCTAGAAGGGCAGAAATGTACTACAAAAAGCGGCCCGAGCTTATGAAGCTGGTGGAAGAGTTATACAGAGCATATCGGGCCTTAGCAGAAAGATATGATCATGCAACGGGGGCCCTTCGTCAGGCCCACAAAACAATGAGTGAAGCATTTCCAAATCAAGTACCCGCCGGTTGTGACGATTCAACTCCTAATTCCACATATGATTCCGATCCTCAGACCCCAGAGTCAAAAACCATCGCATGTCTTGACCCTAATGACTCGCAGAAAGACAGGTCGACAGGAACCGCAAGAAAGGCCCTCAGTTTCAGTGATTCGGAAGATGCCAGTAATAAACTCGGGTCCCGTAGTCGAAATATATCTCAATCGGAGGATGTAACGGTGAACGACAAAGAAATTGTTTTATTAAAGGAGGCCTTAGCCAAATTAGAAGACGAAAAAGAAGCTGGTATGAAGCAGTACGTCGAGAGTTTGGATAAATTATCGAAACTCGAGTCGGAGATATTAAAATCGCAAGAAGATTCTAAAGAACTTACGGACCGTGCAAGCAAAGCGGAGGATGAATCCCAAAACTTGAAGGAAATGCTGCAAAGGTTAGAAGTGGAAAAGGAAGAAAGTCTCGAGCTTTACCGTCAGGCCGTAAAGAAAATTGAGGAAATCGATGAGCCAAATTTGAAGGAAGAAATTAAACGGTTAAAAGATGAAAGGGACACTGCGTATGATCGGTACGAACAATCAATGAATATGCAATCAGATTTGGAGAAGAAGTTACGAGAAGCAGAGAACGAAATTGAAACGTTGAAGTTAGCAATCGTTAAATTAACGAAAGAGAAAGAAGCGAAAGATGTTTTATACCAACAATGTATGGAGACTATATCAAGCCTTGAACTTAGACTCGTTTGTGCGGAAGAAGAAACCGAAAGGCTGAAAGCCGAAATCGATAACGGACTTTCACTATTAAAAGCTGCGGAAGAGCAACGACTAATGTTAGAAAAGTCAAACAAGAGTCTTTACGTGGAGATGGAGTCAATGGGGGTCAGAATCAGTACTCAAAATCAAGAAATTACAGAGAAACAAAAGGAACTTGGGAGATTATGGACTTGCATACAAGAAGAACGAATACGGTTTGTGGAAGCCGAAACCGCTTTCCAAACATTACAGCAAATACACGAGCAGTCTCAAGAAGAGTTAAGATCAATGGCGGGCGAGTTACAAAATTGGGCTCAAGTTTTACGGGATATCGAAGCGCGTAACGAAGTTTTAGAGGGAGAGATACAGAAGAAAATTGAGGAGAACAAGAACCTTAGCGAGGTCAACTTGTCGTCTGCAGTTTCTTTGAAAGAAATGCAGTCGGAAATCAGTAACTTAAAGGAAGCTAACGGGAAACTCGAGGAAGAGGTTGACCTTCGAGTTGACCAAAGAAATGCTCTTCAGCAAGAGATATATTGTCTAAAAGAGGAACTAAATGAGCTGAACAAGAAACACGGGTCGATTATGCAGCAAGTTGCTTATGTCGGGTTGAATCCGGAAAGCTTCGGTTTATCTGTAAAGGAGTTAAAGGATGAGAAATCTAATTTAAACGAAGAATTGCAAAAAGAAAAAACCGCAAAAGCGGCTCTTTTAGAGAAACTGGAAATCATGGGTCAACTTCTTGAGCGAAATGTTGTGTTGGAAAACTCGTTATCGGATTTGGGTGATGAGTTGGAAGGGGTAAGGGGTAAGTTGAAAGCACTCGAAGACGCGTATCGATCTCTTTCAGAAGAAAAATCGAATCTTGCGGTTGAAAAAGCGAATTTGTTGGGTCAGTTACAAGTAACAACTGATAATCTGAGTCAAGTGTCGGAGAAAAACACGGTGCTCGAGAATTCCCTTTTTGATGCTCATGTCAAACTTGAAGTTTTGAAGCAAAAGTCGAAGAGTTTTGAAGATTCGTGTCGATTGCTTGCAGATGAAAAGTCAGTGCTTATAACCGAAAAGGGTACTCTAGTCTCGCAAATGGAAATTACCGACAAAAAGTTAAACAATCTGGAGAGTAAATACGCAGATTTAGAAGATAAATACGCGTTCATGGAGAAAGAGCGAGAATCTACACTTCGAAAAGTACGCGAGCTGAATGTATCGCTGGCTTTACGGAACGAAGAACATGTTACGTTTGTCGAAATGAATGATAGACAATTGCAAGCAATGAGAAGCCAAATTCAACTCCTGCAAGAAGAAAGTCGAAATAAAAATGAAGAATACGAACACGAGCTCGATAAATCTTTCGGTTCTGAAATTGAAATCTTAATATTGTTAAACTGTGCTCAAGATCTTGAAGAAAAGAACTTTTCGTTGCTTAACGATTGTCGTAAACTCCAAGAGGCATCGAAATTGTCGGAAAGTCTGATCCGTGTGCTGAAACAAGAGAAAACCGAAAACCGGTTAAAGATTAAGTCTTTATCTGATCAGAACGATAGATTTAAGAACGGAATGCATCAGTTGCTGAAAGCTGCTGGTCTTTCGTTACACCCGGGATGTGAAAACGGGCGAGAACAAACATGTTtcgataatatccagcaagaaATCGAAGGCAAAAAGCGTGCGCTGATTGAAAATGAAGACGAAAATATGAAGTTGCTTGTTGAGACAACGATTCTAGTCACGCTTTTGAACCAATTCAAAACGAAGTTGGTGGATCTCGAGGCGGAAAAGTGTGTTACCGAACACGAGTTGGGTGTTCGGGCTGAAAAGATTCTCGGGTTGCAAAACGCGGTCTTCAAAATTTCGGAAACAAATGAAGAATTACGATCGAAAGTAATTGACAGAGAGATTAATGAATCGGGTTTAAGAACTCAGCTAGAGAATATACAGTGTGAGTTGTCGGTTGTTCAAGAAGCTTTCCGAATGTTACAGATGGAGAATATGGATGTTCttaaagaaaagaaacttttgttGAACGATAATGTTCAGATAAAGAACAAGATTTGTGTTCTAGAAGAGGAAAACGAAATCTTTTTAAATGAAATTTTAAGTCAAGGTATCGTTTCGCACACTCTGAAAAGCTACGTTGATGAGAAACACGAAGATCTATCTTCTGTTCAGAAGAAATTGAGAGAGACGGTAAATGAAAACGTTGATCTTAGAAAGACTTTGGAAAAATCCGAGCGTGAATTCAGAACGGTTCAATCTATTTGTGATAAATTGAGTTCACATTTAGCGAACGGAAATAATATGTTGCAATCGAAAGAAACGGAATTAACGATTTTAGCGAATGACAAGAAGGAGCTGTTGGAGATTGTAGCTGAGCTGCGGAAAGAAAATGACATCGCTTTTAATGAAGTCTTAAGTCAAGGTATCCTCAATCAAATCTTGAAGAATTACATTGACGAGAAACACGAAGAACTGTCTTCGGTTGCAAAGAAATTGGAAGAGACGGTAAATGAAAACGTTGATCTTAGAAAGACTTTGGAAAATTCCAAATGCGAATTTAGAACGGTTCAATCTGTTTGTAATAAATTGAATTTGGATTTAGCGAACGGAAATAATATGTTGCAATCGAAAGAAACGGAATTAACGATTTTAGCGAATGACAAGAAGGAGCTGACCGAGATTGTAGCTGATCTACGGAGAGAAAACGACATCGTTTATAATGAAGCTTTAAGTCAAGGTATCCTCTCTCAAACTTTGAAGGATTACATTGACGAGAAACACGAAGAACTATCTTCGGTTACGAAGGAATTGGAAGAGACGGTAAAAGAAAACGTTGATCTTAGAAAGACGTTGGAAAAATCCGAGCACGAATTCAGAATGGTGCAGTCCGATTGTGATAAGTTGAATTTGGATTTAGTGAATGGAAATAATTTGTTGCAACTAAAAGAAAAGGAATTAAAGATTATAGAGAACGACAAGAACGAGCTATCTGAGATTGTAGCTGATCTGCGGAGAGAAAACGATATCGTTTATATCGAAGCTTTAAGTCAATGTATCCTCTCTCAAACTCTGAAGAATTACATTGATGAGAAACACGAAGAACTATCTTCGGTTGAGAAGAAATTGGAAGAGACATTAAATGAAAACGTTGATCTTAGAAAGACTTTGGAAAAATCCGAGCGCGAATTCAGAACGATTCAGTCTGTTTGTGATAAACTGAATTTGGATTTAGTGAATGGAAGTTCTTTGTTGcagttaaaagaaaaggaatTAACGATTTTAGAGAATGACAAGAAGGAGCTGTCTGAGATTGTAGCTAATCTGAAGAGAGAGAACAGTGAGGTTAAAACGACTAACGATCAACAACGGAAGCAAATTCTAAAATTTTTAGAAGATAATGATCGTTTGACGAAACAAAGCCAGATGTTGGCGGTTAAGATGCAGCAGTTGACCGAAAAGCAGGAAACTACAGAGGAAAAGTTGCGGTTACTGGAAGCAGAGGGGTCGTTGATCTACGGGGATTTGCAGACTTCAATTATTTCTCAAGTTTTATTGGAACAGAAGATCAGTGAGCTTACTGACGTGTGTTTGAGTCTTCAAGATGAAAAATACTCCAAAGATTTGAATACTGAATTGCTTAAAGAAAGAAGCAACGTTTTAGAATGTGAGAATGCTGATCTTAAAGGTCGTTTGGCTGCATATGGTCCAGCCCTTGATTCTTTGAGGGATAGCATCGTATCGTTGGAAAATCATACCTGTGTCAAAACCAAAGTGTCACAGTCCGAAAACGAGAATGAGAAG GGTGGTGAATCTGCAACCATGGAACGAGATGCATTTGTCGAGTTGCAGGATCTTCAAAGTAAAGTTAAAGTTATCGAAATGACTGTAACGCAACAAAAGTTGGATTCAGACGCAAAACTGGAATCCGCAATGATGCAGATCGAAGAACTGAGTCAGCAAAAGAGTTCCGGTAGACCAAATGGTAAAACAAAATCAACATCCGAAATCTCAGAAGCAGATCCGAAAGATATCATGCTTGATCAAGCCTCCGAATGTTCGTCATACGGTGTAAGCAAAAGAGGATTAATCGAAGGCGAGATTTGGGAAACCACTGATGATTCCAAAACTGTGTTCAAACACCATCCCACTGCTTCAGAGGTGTCTCTCGATAACATACTAGAAGTTTCTAGAAGATTCGAGGAGCCTCAAGAAGACGCGAACAAGAAGAAAGTTCTCGAACGGCTCAATTCTGATGTTCTAAGGTTAACAAATCTTCAAATCACAATCGAGGATTTGAAACGGAAAGTTGACATGACATTAAAGAGTAGAAGGGGAAAAGCAATGATCGAATGCAAGTCACTAAAGGGACAACTCACGGAAGCTGATTCCGCCATCGAGAAACTATACGAACTCAACGCGAGATTAGTACAACATATCGAAGGTAATGCTGACAAATCATCGACATCGGAATCAGGAGAAACTGAAAGTATGAGAAGAAAAAAGGTGTCGGAACAAGCTAGACGGGTTTCTGAAAACATTGGTCGCATGCAAATAGAGATACAAAAGATACAGTTTAAGTTGTTGAAACTTGACGACGAAAACGAACCGACTGGGAAAAAGAGGTTTTTCGACACCAAAAAACGAGTTGTTTTGAAAGATTATCTATATGCTGGCGGAAGAACAAGAACAACgacgatcaacaacaacaggcGGAAGAAAGGTCACTTTTGTGCTTGTGTCGAGCCTTCGACTAAAGGAGACTAG